The DNA segment CATCGATGAGGACGCGGTCTTCATACGCGCCGCCCTCGGTCAGACCGATCCTCCCGAGATAATGGTCCCTCTCATTCTTTCCGAACAGGAGGCACGGGCAGCCCTCGAGCGCCCGGACCACAAGGAGATCGAGGCACGCCTCCTCGCCGCCCACCGCGTTGTGAGCGAGAACAAGGACGTGGTGATCATGGAGGGCGGCTCGAGCTTACGGGAAGGTTTTATCGTCAACCTCCAGGCCGCGAAGGTGGCGGAAGTCACCGGGGCCCGGACCGTCGTCATCGTACCGTACCAGAATACGCTCCAGACCATCGACGACCTTCTCGCAGCCCATGAATGGCTCGGGAGATCTGCCCTGGGGGCGGTCATCAACAGCGTGCCCCAGTACAACATGGGTCTCGTCCAGGAGAAAGTGAAGCCTTATATGGAAAAACGAGGCCTCCCCGTATTCGCCGTCATCCCCCGCAACAAAGCCCTCATGTCAATAAGCATTCGGGAGCTTGTAGATGAGCTGGGAGGCGAGGTGCTCTGCTGCCGGAATGCAGACGACGAGCTCGTGGAGACCCTTATGGTAGGCGCCATGAGCGCGGAGAGCGCCCTCACCCACTTCCGCAGGGGGGTGAACAAGGCGGTCATCACCGGCGGCGACAGGCCCGATATCCAGCTCGCGGCCCTGGAGACTTCCACGCGCTGCCTCATCCTCACGGGAAACCTGCGGCCTTCTTCCCTTATCATCGGCCTCGCCGAAGAAAGGGGCGTGCCCATTATCCTCTCCCATTACGACACCATGAAAACCATGGAGATCGTGGAGGGCTTCTTCGGCAAAACAAGGTTTCACCAGCCGAAAAAGGTTGAGCACTTCAAGGCCCTCCTCGATAAATATATGGATTTCACGGGCCTGGGAAAGGCCCTTGGGCTTCCCCTTTAAGGTTAAAAGGTAAAAACAGGGCCGCCTGTCATCCGGCAGGCGGCCCTTTCTCTTTCTTTTCCCCCGGTTCAGCCTTTCATTGTAATATAGAGGCTCGCGCTTCCGCGCTGCACGAGGAGCAGGAGGAGACCCTTGTCTCCTGCTTTCTGTGCTTCCCGCTTTACCTCTGTGACGCTCTTGACCGGTTTCCGGTTCACTTCGATAATCACGTCGCCCCTTTGGACGGATGCCTCGTCAGCAGGGCTTCCCGGCTCCACTCCGGCGACCACCACACCCTGGCTGATGCGTAGACCCATGCTCCGCGCGGTTTCGGGGCTCAGGTCCTGGAGCGTAAGCCCCCACGCCCCCTTCGTGGTTTCCTCTTCCTTCACGGTCTCGGTATCCGCGGACGCCAGCTTCCCGGTCTTTACCTTGAGGGTCATCTCTTTACCTTCCCTGAAGATGCGCAGAGATGTTACCTGGTCGACGGGGGTGGCTGCCACGGCGGAAGAAAGCTCGTGACCTTCTTTGATCTCTTTGCCGTCATAGGAGAAGATCACATCTCCCCGTTTTATCCCGCTTTTGTCCGCAGGGCTGCCTTCGACCACATCGCTTACCAGGACCCCCTTTACAGATTTCATATTAAGGGAGGAGGCAAGGTTTTCAGTGAGGTTCTGAATGCTCACGCCGAGGTATCCCCTCGTCACCTGGCCCTTGGAAACGAGCTGGGGCAGGAGTGTCTTTGCGGTGTTCACCGGGATCGCAAAGCCGATGCCCTGGCCCTGGGGGATAATCGCCGTATTGATGCCCACTACTTCGCCTTTCATATTGAACAGGGGGCCGCCGGAATTACCGGGGTTGATGGGCGCGTCGGTCTGTATGAAGTCATCGTAAGGTCCCGCGCCGATGATCCTGCCCTTTGCGCTCACGATGCCCGAGGTGACCGTGTTGCTGAGGCCGAAGGGGTTGCCGATGGCGAGGACCCACTCGCCCACGCGCAGGGCCTCGGAGTTTCCCAGTACTGCCGCCTTGAAAGAGCCCTGCCCTTCGAGTTTCAGGACCGCGAGGTCCGTCTTGGGGTCTTTGCCTATGACACGTGCCTTGAACTCCCGTTTGTCGCTGAAGGTTACCACGATCTCTTTCGCTTCTTCCACCACATGGTAATTGGTGAGGGCTACGCCGTCGGCGCTGATGATCACCCCCGAGCCCGCGCCCTGGGTCTTGTATGTCCCGCCGCCTTTCGGCATGTCACCGAAGAAATGGCGGAACATATCGCCGAAGGGCCCCTCCCTCATCTGTGAGGGATCGGAAAAGCCCGTCTTCTGGACCTTCGTGACCTTTATGTTCACTACCGCAGGTCCAAGTCCTTCCGCAAGGTCCGCGAATGAGGGGAGGGAGTTGTGGCCTCCCTGAAGAGGGGCAGCGACCGCGGCCCGGGAGTACCCTGTGAGCTTCATGGAAGAGGCGAGGAGCATGCCGCCAAAGAGGAAGACTGCGGCGACCGCCGCCATGGCCGGATATCTGAATGTGCCTGTTCTGAAATAGGAACCTACACGGTGGATCATGATGGAACCTCCTTCTGTCATTATATTTCAGGTCGGAGGGCTCTTTTCCCCTCGCGCCTTCTCACAATATAAAGGAAGAAGATTAAAGGAGTATTAATGGAAGATTAGAATTTTCTAATCTTTCGAAACAGCTTGTGCAGGGAGGTGTACGCGAAAGGTGCTTCCTTTTCCGGGCGAGCTCTCGAGCTCTATCTTGCCGTGGTGGGCATCGACGATGGACCTCACCATGGAGA comes from the Syntrophorhabdaceae bacterium genome and includes:
- a CDS encoding DegQ family serine endoprotease gives rise to the protein MIHRVGSYFRTGTFRYPAMAAVAAVFLFGGMLLASSMKLTGYSRAAVAAPLQGGHNSLPSFADLAEGLGPAVVNIKVTKVQKTGFSDPSQMREGPFGDMFRHFFGDMPKGGGTYKTQGAGSGVIISADGVALTNYHVVEEAKEIVVTFSDKREFKARVIGKDPKTDLAVLKLEGQGSFKAAVLGNSEALRVGEWVLAIGNPFGLSNTVTSGIVSAKGRIIGAGPYDDFIQTDAPINPGNSGGPLFNMKGEVVGINTAIIPQGQGIGFAIPVNTAKTLLPQLVSKGQVTRGYLGVSIQNLTENLASSLNMKSVKGVLVSDVVEGSPADKSGIKRGDVIFSYDGKEIKEGHELSSAVAATPVDQVTSLRIFREGKEMTLKVKTGKLASADTETVKEEETTKGAWGLTLQDLSPETARSMGLRISQGVVVAGVEPGSPADEASVQRGDVIIEVNRKPVKSVTEVKREAQKAGDKGLLLLLVQRGSASLYITMKG
- a CDS encoding phosphotransacetylase family protein; this encodes MATTLYVTSTKRFSGKTALCMGLAYRFQKAGLASGYMKPVSTTARAVGEQIIDEDAVFIRAALGQTDPPEIMVPLILSEQEARAALERPDHKEIEARLLAAHRVVSENKDVVIMEGGSSLREGFIVNLQAAKVAEVTGARTVVIVPYQNTLQTIDDLLAAHEWLGRSALGAVINSVPQYNMGLVQEKVKPYMEKRGLPVFAVIPRNKALMSISIRELVDELGGEVLCCRNADDELVETLMVGAMSAESALTHFRRGVNKAVITGGDRPDIQLAALETSTRCLILTGNLRPSSLIIGLAEERGVPIILSHYDTMKTMEIVEGFFGKTRFHQPKKVEHFKALLDKYMDFTGLGKALGLPL